GCAGCGGGTAGAGCGCCGTGAGCGCGGTGACCAGCGCGAGCAACGCGGCGATCGCGAGGAACTTTCCGAGCACGATTTGCGTGCTCGTGACCGGGCTCGTGAGCAGAAGCTCGATCGAGCCCGTCGCGCGCTCCTCCGCGAACGCGCGCATCGCGAGCAGCGGCACCACGAAGGCCAGGAAGATCGCGAAGGTCGAGAACGACTGCGCGACCACGATCGCCTGCAGATTCCACTGCTCGAGCAGGTTCGTCATGCCGAGCGCCTGGATCTGCTCGAGCTGCACCAGGAACATGCCGAGGCTCGCGAAGAAGACGAAGCCCGCGAAGAGCATGTAGACCGCGATCAGCACGTAGGCGACGGGCGTCGCGAAGATCGAGCGCAGCTCGCGGCCGGCGATGGCCAGAACGTGACTCACGGCTGCCCCTCCGCGATCGCGGCGACGGCGGCGGCCGAGGCTTCCGCGGCCGCCCTGGCGTCGCGGCTCGCGGCCGCTTCGACCTCGCGCATGAAGACCTGCTCGAGCGATCCCTGCTCGCGAAGCGCGTCGAGCCGCGCGTCCACGCGAAGCTGGCCGTAGGCGATCAGGAGCACGCGCTGACAGATCGCCTCGACCTCCGCCAGGATGTGCGTCGACAGGATCACCGTGCGCCCCTCCTCGGCGGAGAGCCGGCGGATCAGCTCACGGATCTCCACGATCTGGATCGGATCGAGGCCGGAGGTCGGCTCGTCCAGGATCAGCACCGCCGGCTCGTGCACGATGGCCTGAGCCAGTCCGACGCGCTGACGGTAACCCTTCGAGAGCGTGCGGATCACCCGATCCGCGACCGAATCCAGACCGCAGGATCCGAGCGCGCGCTCGACCTTCTCCGCGCGCTCCGCGCGCGGCACGTCGTGGAGCGTGGCGACGTAGCGCACGTAGTCGCGAACTCGCATCTCCGGGTAGAGCGGCGGCGATTCGGGCAGGTAGCCCGTCACGCGCTTCGCGGAATTCGGCTCGACCGCGAGGTCGAAGCCGCCGACGACGGCTCGGCCCTCGCTCGGCGGCAGGTAGCCGGTCAGGATTCGCATCGTGGTCGTCTTTCCAGCGCCGTTGGGGCCCAGAAACCCGACGACCTCGGACTTGGCGATCTCGAACGAGACACCGCGGATCGCGGTGAGTCCTCCGTAGCGCTTGGTCAGTGCGTCCGCCTTGATCAAGTGCTCTGCTCCCTTCTGGCTGCGGCAAGTGGCCCGAGTTTAACCCGCGAGATCGGTTGGGCAAGCATCGCTTTCGCCCGCTAACTGCGGCTGCGCGGGTCGAGCGCCGCGCGCATCGCCTCGCCGAGAAGATGAAAGCCGACGAGCGCGAGCAGGATCGCGAGACAGGGAAACAGAATCAGATGCGGGTAGGAGCGCATTGCTTCGAATCCGTCGCTCGCCAGCGTCCCCCAGCTCGAGAACGGCGGCTGGATGCCGAGCCCGATGAACGAGAGCGTCGATTCCGCCAGGATCGCCGCCGGGATCTGGAACGCGGCCGCGACCAGGATCGGACCCGCGACGTTGGGCAGCACGTGGCGCAGCAGGATCCTGCGGTCTCTCAGCCCGAGCGCGCGCGCGGCCTCTACCCAGAGCTCCTCGCGAGCCTGCAGAACCAGCGCGCGCACCAGCCGGGCGATCCCGACCCAGCCCACGAAGCCGAGCGCCACGACCAGCGCCGCGACCCGACGCGCGATGTCGGGAACCGCCGCGAGCGTTCCCTGCAGCACCTCGATCAGGAGCACGATCACGAGCACGTCGGGGAGCGCGTACACGACGTCGACGATTCGCATGAGCCACCCGTCGACGCGCCCCCCGACCCAGCCGGCGAGCAGGCCGTAGCCGAGGCCGATCAGCAGCGCGAGCGTCGTCGCTCCGATCGCGACCAGGAGCGAGACGCGCGCGCCCTCACTCACGCGGGCGAGCAGATCGCGGCCGAGCGCATCGGTGCCCAGCCAGTGCGCGCGCGATGGCGGCTCGAGCGCATGCTCCGCATCCTGCGCGTCGAAGCGGACGCCCGCGACCCGATCGCCGGCGAGCGAGAGCGCGACGAGCGCGGCGATCAGCAGCGCGCCGAGAAGACCCGTCATTCGCGCGCCGCTCATCCATCGTCCCCGGAGACGCGGATTCGCGGATCGAGCCAGGCGTAGAGCAGGTCCACCGCGAGATTCGCGAGCACCACCAGCACCGCGTAGACCAGGGTCACGCCGAGCACGAGCGGGTAGTCGCGGTTGGTCACGGCGGTGACGAAGAAGCGGCCCATTCCCGGGATCGCGTAGATCTTCTCGACCACGAACGAGCCGGTGAGCAGGGTCGCGAGCAGCGGGCCGAAGTACGTCGACACCGCGAGCAGCGCGTTGCGGAGCACGTGAAGGCGCCTCAGTCGCGACTCCGGAACACCCTTGGCGCGCGCCGTGCGCACGAAGTCCTGGCCCATCACGGCGACGACCTGAGCGCGGGTGAGCTGCGTGACGTAGGCGAGCGGCAGCGCCGCGAGCGTGAGCGCGGGAAGGATCGCGTGTCGCGGCCCTTCCCAAAGGCCGGCCGGCAGCCAGTCGAGCCAGAGCCCGACGACGAGAATCAGTCCGGCTCCGATCACGAAGCTCGGCGCCGAGACACCGACCAGCGAGAGCCACGCGACCGAGCGGTCGAGCGCCGTGCCTCGGCGCGTGCCCGCCGCGAGCCCGAGCGCGATTCCGCCCGCGATCGCGATCGCGAGCGCGAGCAGCCCGAGCTCGACCGAAACCGGCAGCGCGTCGAAGAGGATCTCGCGCACGTCGCGGCCCGGGTACTTGTACGACGGGCCGAGATCTCCCTTCAGGACCCGTCCCAGATAGTCGAAGTACTGCTCCGCGACCGTGCCGTCGAGCGCGTAGCGGCGCTCGAGATTGCGCAGGATCTCCGGCGGAAGCGTCTTCTCCTTGTCGAACGGGCCGCCCGGCAGGAAGCGAAGCAGCGCGAACGTGAGCGTGGCGACCACCCAGAGCACGCCTGCGCCCGCGATCAGTCTGCGCGCGACGAAGCCGATCACTCGGCCCGAACCCGGTCGAAGAAGTACAGGTCCATGGCGCTGGGCACGAAGCCGCGCACGCGCCGCGCCACCGCGTGGTTCGACGCGGTCACGAAGAGCGGGACGATCGGCACGTCCCGCTCGCAGAGGATCACCTGCGCCCGGTCGTAGAGCTCCTGCCGAGCCGCAGGATCGGTCGCGCGCGCAGCGCGCTCGACCAGCTCGTCGTAGCGGGGATTCGCCCATCCGGTGTGGTTGTTCTCGCTGTACGAGGTGAACAGATTCATGAAGTTGTCGGGGTCGGGGAAATCCGCGCCCCAGCCCAGCCGGAAGACCGGCGGCGGGGCGGTCGAGAGCTCTTTCAGGAACACCTTCCACTCGCGGTTCTCGAGCTCGACGCGCACGCCGAGGTGCTCGCGCCAGAGCGCCTGGACCCGCTCCGCGACGAGCTTGTGCGTCTGGTCGCTGTTGAAGACGATGCGAACCGGCGCGAGCGCCGCGGGGTCGACGCCCGCCTCGCGAAGCAGACTGCGGGCGCGCTCGGGCTCGAAGCCGAGGCCGATCGCCGGGTTCGCGTGCGGCATGGCCGGCGGGATCCACGACGGCCAGGGCTGCTCGCCGCCGCGCAGCAGCGCGGGGAAATCCGCGCGGTCGATCGCGAGCGCGAACGCGCGTCGGACGCGAGCGTCGTCGAACGGCGGCGTGCGCACGTCGAAGCCGTAGTAGTAGCCGCGCAGCAGCGGCTGGCGCAGATACTCCGGACGATTCTCGTAGCGGCGGATCTCGAGCGGCGGAAGCTTCACCAGATCGATCAGGCCCTGCTCCCAGAGCACCAGCGCCGTGCTGTCCTCCTCGATCATGTAGGCGACGATCCGATCGAGCGGCGGGCGTCCCTCCCAGTAGCGCTCGTTCGCGCGCAGCACGAGCCGGTACTCGTGGCGCCACTCGTCGAGCACGAACGGCCCGAGCGAGACCAGGTTCGGCGGCTCGGTCCAGTGCTCGCCGTAGCGCTCGATCAGGTCGCGCCGCTGCGGAAAGGTCACCATGAAGTTCAACAGCGCGGGGAAGTAGACGATCGGCGCCTCGAGCTCGACCTCGAGCGTCGCATCGCCGAGCGCCCGCACCCCCACCTGTGCCGGATCGTCGATCGTCCCCGCGTTGTACGCGCGGGCGTTCTTCAGCGGGAACAGGAAGTACGCGTACTCGGCCGCGGTCGCCGGCGCCAGCAGCCGCAGCCAGCTGTCGACGAAGTGCTGCGCGCGAAGCGGAACGCCGTCGCTCCAGACCACGCCCGGGCGGAGCGCGAAGCGGTAGGTGCGTCCGTCGGGCGAGACCGACCAGCTCTCGGCCAGGTCGGGCTCGGCGCGAAGCTCGCGATCCAGGCGCGTGAGGCCGCGCATCAGCTGCCCGATCGCGATGATCGAGACCCCGTCCGTGGCCAGGCTCCAGTCGAGCGAGGGAGGCTCGGTCTCGAGATTGATGCGCAGCTCGCCGCGCTCGGGCGCCTCGCTCCCGACGCCGCAGCCGAACGGGCCCGCGACGAGCAGCGCGAAGACGGCCAGTCTCCCTGCCCTGCTGCGCCCCCCCGGCATGGACGATCAGGTACCGGGGATCGAGCGGGGCCGCCAGGCTACTCTCCGGACATGCGCGCCGCGATCACGATCGAGAGCTTCCGGCCCGGCCCGGGTGGCGTCGAAGGCGTCGCCTGGCAGCTCGCGCGCGAGCTCGGCCGCCGCGGCGCGGACATCACCGTGCTGTGTCGCGTCGCGTCCCGGGAGGCGCCGCCCGGCGTTCGAGTGCTACCGCTCGGCGGCCCGGCGTTCTGGCAGCCGCTTCGCGTGCTCGAGTTCTCGCGCCGCGCCGCGCGCGCGAGCAGCGGCGGCCGCTTCGAGCTGGTGCAGGCCTTCTCGCGCACGCTGCACCAGGACGTGTACCGCGCTGGCGGAGGCAGTCACGCCGCGTACCTGGAGAGCGTCCACGGCAGCGCCGGTCTGCGCGCGAGGCTCTCGCCGCGGCACCGGACGCTGCTCGCGATCGAAGCGAGGATCTTCCGGGATCCGCGCCAGACGATCCTGTGCAACTCGCGGCTCGTCGCGGCGGATCTGGAGCGGCGCCACGCCGTGCCCGCGGAGCGTCTGGCGGTGATCTACAACGGCGTGGATCTCGAGCGCTTCCACCCGCGCGAGCGCGAATCGCTCGGAGCGCGCCTCCGCGCCGAGCTGCGCGTCGACGGCGCGCTCGCACTCTTCGTCGGCAGCGGCTTCGCGCGCAAGGGCTTGGACCGCGCGATCGCGGGCCTGGCCGCTTCGGGCGTGAAGGCGGAGCTCCTGGTCGCGGGTGCCGGGGATCCGGGCCCGTTCCAGCGCCAGGCCGAGGCGCTAGGCGTCGGCTCGCGGCTTCGCTTTCTGGGCGTGCGCGGCGACGTCGAGGCGCTCTACGCGGCCGCGGATCTGCTGGTCCTGCCGACGCGCTACGACCCGTTCGCGAACGCGTGTCTCGAGGCGATGGCCGCGGGCCTGGCGGTCGCGACCACGCCGAGCAACGGCGCCGCGGAGCTGCTCGTGGACGGCGCGAACGGCTTCGTCTGCGACGGGGACTTTTCACGTGCGTTTCGCGCGCTCGACGATCCCCGCCGGCTGCGCGAGCTGGGCGACGCGGCCCGAACCACCGCCGAGCGCTTCGGCTGGGGCGCGCACGCCGACGCCGTGCTGGCGCTGTGGCAGAGGCTTCGCGCGCGCGCATGAGCGAGCCCGCCGAAATCGCCGCCGCGCTCCGGGCCGGGGCGACACTTCCGGGTGTCGAGATCCTGAAGCGGAACTCCGCACGAATCGTCGCGCGCGCGGGCGACACGTTGCTCAAGATCTTCCTGGAGCGGCCGGCGAACGCCGCGCGCGAGGCGCGCGCGCTGGCGCGAGCCCGCGCGCTCGGAGTCCCGGTTCCGGAGCTTCGCGGCTCGGGCGCGGACTGGAACGCGACGGGCTTTCTCTCGGACGCTCGGCCCGCCACGCGCTCCGACCTGCCCGCGATCCTCTCGGCCAGCGCCGACGCGCACCGGCGCGGTCTGCTCCACGGCGATCTGCACCTGGGAAACCTGCTCGTCGATCGGGGCCGGATCGTCTTCCTCGACCTGCAGCGCGCGCGCTTCCTGCCCTGGGTTCCCGGATTCCTGCGCCGCTGGGAGCTGGGCTACCTGGCCTACTCGCTCGGCGAGCCGCTGCCGGCCGAGCTCGCACGGGTCCGCCTCTGGCGCGACCGCCGCGCGCAGACGCACTGGCGAAGTCGCAGCCGCCGCTGTCTCGCGGAGAGCGGCGGCTTCACCGCCTTCGAGCTCGAGGGGCTGAAGGGATTTCGCCGCCGCGATTCCGACGAGGCGCGACTCACGCGTCTGCTCGCCTCGCTCGACCGCCAGACACCGTTCAAGGACGCGGCCAAGACGCGGCTCTTCCGCGCGGACGCGCGCGTCGTGAAGCTGCACGCGCGCGCGCGCGACGCGCGTGCAGCGTGGCTCGCTGGAAACGGCCTCGAAGCGCGCGGTCTGTCGACCGGAACCCCGCTCGCCTGGGTCGGGCGCTGGCTCGTGATGGAGGACGCGGGCCCGACGCTCGACGCCTGGGTGGACCGCGAGCTCGCGGGCGCGAGCGGCGCGGTCCGCGACGAGCTCGCCGCGCGGCTCGGCTCGCTTCTGGCTACCCTGCACCGGCGCGGCATCTACCACGCCGACCTGAAGGCGAACAACGTCGTCTGGTCGCCGGGTCGCGAGGCCCGGCTGCTCGACTACGGGCGCGTGCGCTTCGGTCGACGCGTCTCGAGGCGCAGGCGAGTGAAGAATCTCGCACAGCTCAACGCCGCGCTTCCGAACCAGGTTCCCGCCGCCCTGCGCGAGGCGGCGCTCGCGCGCTACCTCGCGGAGAGCAGCTACGCCGACGATCCCTCGCGCCTGCGCCGCGACGTCATCGCGGAGAGCCTGCGCCGCTCCCACCATTGGCGAGGATGCTGACCCAGCGGTAATAGGAGCTCGCGAGCGATCCGCTCGAGCCCTCGCGGAATTCGAGCGGCGGCGTGCTCGGCGCGCTCTTCACGATCGACTCGAACGCCGCGATCTTCTTGGGCAGGTCGTCCTTGTTGGGACTGTGGAAGATCACGTCCACGCGCGGACGGACGAAGAGCACGTTCATCACGAGCGTGACCAGCCGGAACATCTTCTCGGGGCCCTCCATGGCCTCCACCGAGAAGTACGGAATGTCGACCTTGTCCAGGTCGAAGGTGTATTCGACGCGCATCTTGTGGTTCTCCTCCGGTTCGGTTTGGCGTGGGATCAGAACGGTGCCAGGTGACAGGCCGTGACGTGCCGGTCCGCCACCTCGCGGAGCTCCGGCCGCTCCGCGGCGCAGCGCAGGATCGCCTTCGGACAGCGAGGGTGGAACGCGCAGCCCGAAGGGGGCGCGATCGGGCTCGGCACGTCGCCCGACAGCACGATCCGTCGCTGCACCCGGGTCGGATCGGGCGTCGGCACGGCCGAGAGCAGCGCCTCGGTGTAGGGGTGCTGTGGCCGACCGTAGAGCGAATCGGCTGGGCCGTACTCGACGATCCGGCCCAGGTACATCACCGCGACCCGCCGGGACAGATGGCGCACGACGCGCAGGTCGTGCGAAATGAACAGGTACGCCAGCCCGAAGCGCCGCTGCAGATCGAGGAGCAGATTCAGGATCTGCGCCTGGATCGAGACGTCGAGCGACGAGACCGGCTCGTCGGCCACGACCAGACGCGGCTCGAGCGCCAGCGCGCGCGCGATCCCGATCCGCTGCCGCTGGCCGCCGCTGAACTCGTGCGGGTAGCGTGCGGAGTGCTCGGGCGCGAGGCCGACGATCTCGAGCAGCTCGGAGACCCGGCGCTCGCGCTCTGCGCCGCGCGCGAGCCCGTGCACGCGAAGGCCCTCCGCGATCGCCTCGCCCACCGTCATGCGCGGGTTCAGCGATGCGAACGGATCCTGGAAGACAATCTGCATGCGCCGGCGCATGCCGCGCAGCTCGCTGCGACCCAGCGCGCGCAGATCGCAGTCCTCGAAGCGGATCTCGCCCGAGTCGGGCTCGATCAGGCGCAGCGCGAGGCGCGCGAGCGTCGACTTGCCGCAGCCCGATTCGCCGACCAGCCCGACGGTCTCGCCGGCCTCCACGTCGAGATCGACGTCGTCGACGGCCGTCAGGCGGGCGCGGCGTCCGAAGCTTCCGCCCCCGACCGGGAAGCTCTTGCGCAGCCCGCGGATCCGCAGCAGCGGCTGCGTCACGTCCGAGCCCCGGCGCCCGACACCGGATTGTGACATGCCACCCGATGCCCGGACGAGCCCGGCCCGAGCTCGGGATCGCGCACCGCGCAGACTTCGGTCGCCCGCGTGCAGCGCTCGCGGAAGCTGCAGCCCGCCGGGCGCGAGACCAGATCGGGGACGCGACCCTCGATCACGTGCAGCCGCTCGCCCGGGCGGGTGCGGGCCGAAGGCAGCGCCTCGAGCAGACCGGCCGTGTAGGGGTGCCGCGGCGCCGCGAAGATCTCCAGCACCGAGCCGGTCTCGACCACCCTTCCCGCGTACAGAACCGCCAGCCGTTCCGCGCTCTCGGCCACGATGCCCAGATCGTGCGTGATCAGCAGGACCGCCATCGCGAAGCGGCTCTTCAGCCGCTCCAGCAGCTCGAGGATCTGCGCCTGGATCGTGACGTCGAGAGCGGTGGTCGGCTCGTCCGCGATCAGCACCGCCGGATCGTTCGCCAGCGCCATCGCGATCATCACGCGCTGGCGCATCCCGCCGGAGAGCTGATGCGGGTAGTCGCGTGCGCGCTTTCGCGACTCGGGAATGCCGACGAGCTCGAGGAGCTCGATCACGCGCGCGTCGCGCTCGGTGCGCGAAACCGTTCGGTGTACGGTGAGCGCCTCTCCGATCTGGTCGCCGATCCGGAACACCGGATTCAGGCAGGTCATCGGCTCCTGGAAGATCATCGCGATCCGGTTGCCGCGGATGTGGCGCATCTCCTCGTCGCCAAGCCGGAGCAGGTCGCGACCCTCGAAGACGATCTCTCCGGCCTCGATCGAAGCCGGCGGCTGGGGCAGCAGCCGCAGGATCGAGAGCGCCGTGACCGACTTCCCGCAGCCGGACTCGCCCACGACGCCGAGCGTCTCGCCGGCGAAGAGCTCGAGGTCGATCCGGTCGACCGCCGGAAGCTTCCCGCGCGGCGTCTCGAAGCTGGTGCGCAGGCCGCGCAGCGCGAGCACGGGCTCGCTCACGGGGTCGCCTCGCGCTCGACCCGGAACAGGCTCGTCTCGAGGCGCGGATTCAGCTCGACCGACTCGAGCGCGAGCTCGGCGCGAAGTCCGGTCTCCGGAAACGACAGCACCACGCGGAACGGATAGCGGCCGCCCGGCACGTCCCGCCACGCCTCGTACTGCGCGGTCCAGCGCACCGCCCCCGAGCCATCGAGCGATTCGATCCCCGCGAGCTCCCCGTCGCCCGAGAAGCGCAGGCTCTGGTCGGCGAACGAGACCTCGCGCTCGGCTTCCCGCGCGCGGATCGCCAGCGCGGGCCAGGCTACGGGCCTGGGCGTGGCGAGCAACGCCCCGGCAGCCTCGTCGGGCGCGAAGTCGAGCCCGAGCCGCTCGCGCAGCACCTCGGACGAGACCTCGCCGTCGTCGAGCGACCGGCCGTCGTAGAACGCGTAGCGCTCGCCGTCGGTGACCAGAAGCGTCGCCGCCTGGCCGAGCACGTTCAGGCTCTCGAGCCGGAGCCGCGCCGGCCGCTCCACCAGGATCACCTGCCTCACGTCGCCCGACCCGCGCGGTCCGGTGACGCTGAGCTTGCCCACGGCGCGAAGCGTGCGGCGCGCCTCGGCTTCGCCGATCGCGCGCTCCACGCGCGCGCGGATGGCGGCGTCCTCGCCGACGACGGTCCGGAACGCGGGCACGCCCCGCGCGGACACGCACGCCGAGAGCAGCAGGAGGGCGAGCGCCCCCGAGGCGCGAAGCGCGGATCCGAGCGGCGTCACTCGCGCTTGGCGCCGCGGAGCTCGAGTCGCAGGGTCTCGATCTCGCGCTGGATCCGCGCCGCGTCGTCGGCCTCCGGCTCGAGCGCGAGCGCGCGCTCGTAGGTGACCAGCGCGTCTTCGAGTCGCGCGAGCGACCGGTAGGCGTCGCCGAGGTGCCAGGTGATCACCGGGTCGCCCTTGTCGAGCAGCTCCAGCGCGTGCTCGAGCTGCGTGCGCGCGGCGTTGAAGGAGCTTCGGGCCGCATCGCTCTCCCCGGCCGCGAGCTGCTTCAGCCCGCGCTGGTAGAAGAGCCAGCCGAGGCTGTCCGTGATGTAGCCATCCCCGGGCTTGAGCGCGATCGCGCGCCGGATCATCTGCTCGGCCTCGTCGAGCCTCTCGCCCTGCTCCGCCCAGGTGTAGCCGATGTAGTTCAGCGCGCTGGCGTTGTCGGGGTCGATCTCGAGCACCTCGTGCATCAGCTCGAGCGATCGGTCGCGGTCGCCGGCCTCGCCGTGGATCACACCGAGGTCGTAGTACAGGTCGGGCTTGTCCGGATTCGCCTGAATCAGCGTCTCCATGATGGCAACCGCGCCGGCGAGGTCGCCGCTGCGCTGGGTCACGCCTGCGAGATACACCTGCAGCGTGAGATTGTCCGGCGACGCCGCGATCGCGCGCCTGAGCTCCGCCTGGGCGCGCGGCCAGTCCTTGCGGCGCTCCCAGATTCGCGCCATCGCCGTGCGGGCGTCGACGAAGCGCGGCGAGCTCTGCGGCACCTGCTCGAGCTCGGCGAGCGCCTCGTCGCTGCGCCCGGCCTCGACGTGCACCAGCCCGACGAAGTAGCGCACCTCGTTCTCGTAGCTCTCCGGGGCGCCGCCCTCGCCGCCGCTTCGAGCCACGGCCTGGAACCGCGCGATCGCGTCGTCGTAGCGGCCGGCCTCGTAGTAGAAGAGCCCGAGGCGGAACTGCGGACCGGCGAGCTCCGGGTGCTCCGATACCAGCGTCTCGAGGGTTTGCGTCGCGGCTTCGCGTTCGCCGGCGTCCTCCTGGATCTGTGCGATGCGCATCAGCGCGCCCGGATCTCCGGGCATGACCGCGAGCCGCTCCTTCAGCACGGCGAGCTCGCCCTTCGCGTCCTTCTGCGCGCTGCGCAGCCGGGCGAGCGCCTCGAAGAGCGCCGGCTGCTCCGGATCGACCACGAGACCCGCGCGGTAGGTCTTCTCCGCGAGCTCCGGTCGGCCCTCGCGCTCCTGCACCGCGCCGAGCGCGAGATGACCGCGGACGTCTTCGGGCGAGGTCGCGATCAGCTTCTCGGCGACGCGCCTGGCTCCGTCGATGCGGTCGAGATTCAGGTAGAGCGTGAAGAGCGTGAACGAGCCTTCGTCATCGAGCCCGCCCTTCTCGAAGAGCGGCTCGAGCAGCTCGACCGCGCGGTCGTACTGGCGCATGCGCACGTGCAGCGTCGCCAGCCCCGCGCGCAGCTCGTGGTCGTCCGGCTCCAGCGCGAGCGCCCGCTCCGCGTAGCCGAGCGCGCGCTCCGGTTCGCCCGCGGAGACCCAGACCTGCGCGAGCGCACGCTGCAGCTCGGGCGAGTTCGGGTCGAGCCGAGCGGCGTGCTCGTACGCCTCGGCGGCTTCGAGCAGCCGGCCGTCGAGCTCGAGCGCGCGGCCGCGCATGAAGGCGGCTCCGGCCTCGGCTTCGGGCGAGACGGGAGCCACGCGGAAGGACGGGCCGGCTCCGGAGTCGTCCCCGCCACGAAGCCGCTCGGAGAATCGCTCGAGGCTCGCGCAGCCGGTAGCGACGAGCACGAGCGCCGCGCCGAGTGCCGCGCGCAGGGTTGCCGCCTTCGTCGCTCGCGTCACCGAAAAACCTCGCAATCTCGCCAGACTAGCAGCGGCCCTGCGGAGCGGCAATCAGACCTTCGCAGGGTCTCTGCACCCCGTATCGGCGCAGGGCGAGTCGGGCTTGCCCGGAGGATCTCAGCCGCGTGCGGGGATCACCCCGAGCTGCTCGAGGAGCGCGGCCAGCCGCTCGACGCACGCATCGAGCGCGAGCTCGGCGGTGTCGAGCCGGAGCTCGGCATCGAGCGGCGGCTCGTACGGAGCCGACACGCCCGTGAACTCCGGGATCTCGCCCGCGCGCGCCTTCCGGTACAGCCCCTTCACGTCCCGGCGCTCGCAGACCTCCAGCGGACAGTCGACGAAGATCTCGAGGAACTGCCCCGCGGGCAGCAGCTCTCGCACGCGATCGCGATCGCGCCGGTAGGGCGAGATGAACGCCGTGAGCACGATCGCCCCGGCGTCGTTCAGGAGCTTCGCGACTTCCCCGACGCGGCGGATGTTCTCGCTGCGATCCTCGGGCGAGAAGCCGAGATTCGCGTTCAGGCCGTGCCGGACGTTGTCGCCGTCGATCACGTAGGCGAGCACGCGGCGGCGGATCAGCGCCTGCTCCAGCGCGCGCGCGAGCGTCGACTTGCCAGAGCCGGAGAGCCCGGTGAACCAGAGCGTCACCGCGCGGTGTCCGAGCAGCGCCTCGCGCTCCGCCTTCGAGACGTGGCTCTCGCTCCAGGTGACGTTCTGGCTCTTCGGTGGTTGGCTCGTCACGGCGCGCGAAGATACGCGAGCGCGCAGCGCAGCGCCGCGAGCGGAAGCTCGGCAAGCCGCCTCTGCTCCGGCAGCAGCTCGAGCTCGTGCGCGATCTCGTCGGCGCCGACCCGGAGCGCGGCCTCGACGCTCGCGCCTTCGATCCGCGCGACCGCGGCGCTCGCGACCGCAATCGCGATCGGACAGCCGAACGCCTGGAAGCGTGCGTGCGTGATCCGCCCGGCGCCGTCGACGCAGAGGTGGAGCCGCACGCGCTGTCCCCCGTCGTCGTGTCGCGCCTCGCCAGAGACCGTGCCCGGGGCTCCCGCAGGCAATCGGCCCGGGCCGCGCGGGTTCCGGAAGTGCTCGAGCACGGCCGCGCTGTACTGCGTCACGTCCGGCCGTCGGCCCGCCGGAGATCGTCCCAGGCCGGCGAGAGCGCGCGCAGGCGGCGGACCTGCGCGATCACGAGCTCCGCGGCGGCGTCGATCTGCGCCTCGTCGTTGCCGCGTCCGATGCCGAAGCGCAGCGCGGAGAGGGAGCGCGCCTCGCCCGCGCCGAGCGCGCGCAGCACGTGGGACGGCTCGCGCTTCGCGGAGGTGCAGGCCGAGCCGACCGAGAGCGCGAGCTCCGGAAGCGCCGCGAGCAGCGCCTCGCCCTCGACGCCGAGGAACGAGAGGTTCAGGTTGCCCGGCAGGCGCGCGCTCGGATGGCCGTTCAGCGCCAGGTTCGGTAGCGACGATTCGAGCCGCGCCAGCAGCCGCGCGCGCAGGCGCTCGTGCCGGGCGAAGTCCGCGACGCGCGCCCCAGCCGCGAGCTCCGCAGCCGCGCCGAAGCCGACGCAGAGCGGCACCGGCAGGGTGCCGCTGCGCAGACCGCGTTCGTGTCCCCCGCCGTGCAGGATCGGCTCGATCCGCGCCCGGCTCGAGCGCCTGCGCACGACCAGCGCACCGATCCCCTTGGGGCCGTAGAGCTTGTGCGCCGAGAGCGACAGGAACTCCACACCGAGCCGTGTCACGTCGACCTCGAGCGCGCCCGCCGACTGCGCGGCGTCGCAGTGGAACGCGACGCCGGCCTCGGCCGCGATCCTCGAAAGCTGCGCGATCGGCTGGATCACGCCGATCTCGTTGTTCGCGTGCATGATCGAGACCAGCGCGGTGCGCGGCTCGAGCGCCGCGCGAAGACCGTCCGGA
This Deltaproteobacteria bacterium DNA region includes the following protein-coding sequences:
- a CDS encoding peptide ABC transporter substrate-binding protein translates to MPGGRSRAGRLAVFALLVAGPFGCGVGSEAPERGELRINLETEPPSLDWSLATDGVSIIAIGQLMRGLTRLDRELRAEPDLAESWSVSPDGRTYRFALRPGVVWSDGVPLRAQHFVDSWLRLLAPATAAEYAYFLFPLKNARAYNAGTIDDPAQVGVRALGDATLEVELEAPIVYFPALLNFMVTFPQRRDLIERYGEHWTEPPNLVSLGPFVLDEWRHEYRLVLRANERYWEGRPPLDRIVAYMIEEDSTALVLWEQGLIDLVKLPPLEIRRYENRPEYLRQPLLRGYYYGFDVRTPPFDDARVRRAFALAIDRADFPALLRGGEQPWPSWIPPAMPHANPAIGLGFEPERARSLLREAGVDPAALAPVRIVFNSDQTHKLVAERVQALWREHLGVRVELENREWKVFLKELSTAPPPVFRLGWGADFPDPDNFMNLFTSYSENNHTGWANPRYDELVERAARATDPAARQELYDRAQVILCERDVPIVPLFVTASNHAVARRVRGFVPSAMDLYFFDRVRAE
- a CDS encoding ABC transporter permease, producing the protein MSGARMTGLLGALLIAALVALSLAGDRVAGVRFDAQDAEHALEPPSRAHWLGTDALGRDLLARVSEGARVSLLVAIGATTLALLIGLGYGLLAGWVGGRVDGWLMRIVDVVYALPDVLVIVLLIEVLQGTLAAVPDIARRVAALVVALGFVGWVGIARLVRALVLQAREELWVEAARALGLRDRRILLRHVLPNVAGPILVAAAFQIPAAILAESTLSFIGLGIQPPFSSWGTLASDGFEAMRSYPHLILFPCLAILLALVGFHLLGEAMRAALDPRSRS
- a CDS encoding ABC transporter permease, with the protein product MIGFVARRLIAGAGVLWVVATLTFALLRFLPGGPFDKEKTLPPEILRNLERRYALDGTVAEQYFDYLGRVLKGDLGPSYKYPGRDVREILFDALPVSVELGLLALAIAIAGGIALGLAAGTRRGTALDRSVAWLSLVGVSAPSFVIGAGLILVVGLWLDWLPAGLWEGPRHAILPALTLAALPLAYVTQLTRAQVVAVMGQDFVRTARAKGVPESRLRRLHVLRNALLAVSTYFGPLLATLLTGSFVVEKIYAIPGMGRFFVTAVTNRDYPLVLGVTLVYAVLVVLANLAVDLLYAWLDPRIRVSGDDG
- a CDS encoding glycosyltransferase family 4 protein, with product MRAAITIESFRPGPGGVEGVAWQLARELGRRGADITVLCRVASREAPPGVRVLPLGGPAFWQPLRVLEFSRRAARASSGGRFELVQAFSRTLHQDVYRAGGGSHAAYLESVHGSAGLRARLSPRHRTLLAIEARIFRDPRQTILCNSRLVAADLERRHAVPAERLAVIYNGVDLERFHPRERESLGARLRAELRVDGALALFVGSGFARKGLDRAIAGLAASGVKAELLVAGAGDPGPFQRQAEALGVGSRLRFLGVRGDVEALYAAADLLVLPTRYDPFANACLEAMAAGLAVATTPSNGAAELLVDGANGFVCDGDFSRAFRALDDPRRLRELGDAARTTAERFGWGAHADAVLALWQRLRARA
- a CDS encoding ABC transporter ATP-binding protein, whose amino-acid sequence is MIKADALTKRYGGLTAIRGVSFEIAKSEVVGFLGPNGAGKTTTMRILTGYLPPSEGRAVVGGFDLAVEPNSAKRVTGYLPESPPLYPEMRVRDYVRYVATLHDVPRAERAEKVERALGSCGLDSVADRVIRTLSKGYRQRVGLAQAIVHEPAVLILDEPTSGLDPIQIVEIRELIRRLSAEEGRTVILSTHILAEVEAICQRVLLIAYGQLRVDARLDALREQGSLEQVFMREVEAAASRDARAAAEASAAAVAAIAEGQP